One Bacillus sp. FJAT-52991 genomic region harbors:
- the bioA gene encoding adenosylmethionine--8-amino-7-oxononanoate transaminase — MDTKRLYEISKNHMWLPFTQMKDYEEAPLIIESGEGVMLKDIHGNEYLDGYSSLWLNVHGHRRQEIDEAIKAQLDKIAHSTLLGAANVPSIQLAEKLVELTPEKLTRVFYSDSGAESVEIAIKMTYQYWQNKGVTTKTKFVTMSNGYHGDTVGAISVGAIDIYHRVYSSLMFNSYVVLFPAVYRHPSGDEETVKRESLAAIRQLFEEKHEEIAGMMVESMVQGAGGMNMMPRGYLKALEALCREFDILLVVDEVATGFGRTGKMFAVEHEDVQPDIMTIAKGITGGYLPIAATMTTEKIYEAFYGDYTEMKTFFHGHSYTGNQLGCAAALANLEVFEKELLVDQAAKKAEYVKEILAEIAQLPQVGDVRQLGLMCGIEIVKNKETKEPFLGEERTAYKATLRMRELGMLTRPLGDVIVFMPPLATSFEELTQMGRIMKQAIEEIQLVQQA; from the coding sequence ATGGATACAAAACGACTATATGAAATTAGTAAAAATCATATGTGGCTTCCATTTACTCAAATGAAGGATTACGAAGAGGCGCCACTCATTATCGAAAGTGGGGAAGGGGTAATGTTGAAGGATATTCACGGCAATGAATATTTAGATGGTTATTCTTCGTTGTGGCTCAATGTTCATGGGCATCGCCGCCAAGAAATTGATGAGGCGATTAAAGCTCAGCTCGATAAAATTGCTCATTCGACTTTATTAGGCGCGGCCAATGTGCCATCGATTCAATTAGCGGAAAAATTAGTTGAACTGACACCAGAAAAGTTAACTCGTGTGTTTTACTCTGATAGCGGAGCAGAATCGGTTGAAATTGCGATCAAGATGACGTATCAATATTGGCAAAACAAAGGGGTAACAACGAAAACGAAATTTGTGACGATGTCCAATGGTTATCATGGGGATACGGTAGGGGCGATTAGCGTTGGAGCGATCGATATTTATCACCGAGTCTATAGCTCGTTAATGTTCAACTCCTATGTTGTACTGTTTCCAGCTGTTTATCGTCATCCTTCTGGCGATGAAGAAACAGTAAAGAGGGAGTCACTTGCTGCGATTCGCCAACTATTTGAAGAAAAGCATGAAGAAATTGCTGGTATGATGGTGGAATCAATGGTGCAAGGGGCTGGCGGCATGAATATGATGCCACGGGGTTATTTAAAAGCATTGGAAGCACTTTGCCGTGAGTTTGATATTTTACTTGTTGTGGATGAAGTAGCAACAGGTTTCGGTCGGACAGGTAAAATGTTTGCGGTTGAACACGAAGATGTCCAACCGGATATTATGACGATTGCCAAAGGGATCACTGGGGGCTACTTGCCAATTGCTGCAACGATGACAACAGAAAAGATTTATGAGGCGTTTTACGGTGACTATACAGAAATGAAAACCTTTTTCCACGGACATTCTTATACAGGCAATCAGCTCGGCTGTGCCGCAGCTTTAGCGAATTTGGAGGTTTTTGAGAAAGAGTTATTAGTCGATCAAGCAGCCAAAAAAGCTGAATACGTCAAGGAGATCTTAGCTGAAATTGCTCAATTGCCTCAAGTCGGTGATGTTCGTCAACTTGGACTGATGTGTGGAATCGAAATTGTCAAGAACAAAGAAACGAAAGAGCCATTTCTAGGGGAAGAGCGCACCGCTTATAAAGCTACATTACGGATGCGAGAGCTTGGGATGCTCACAAGACCGCTCGGTGACGTCATTGTATTTATGCCGCCGCTTGCCACTAGCTTTGAAGAACTCACACAAATGGGACGAATCATGAAACAAGCCATCGAAGAAATTCAACTCGTTCAGCAAGCATAA
- a CDS encoding ABC transporter substrate-binding protein, giving the protein MKKVSTSILSMLLAAGVLAGCGGEKAAPEKENTNPPKETQEAAFPVTIKDGAGKEVVIDKDPERIVSLIPSNTEIAFELDLDKEIVGVTDNDNYPEEVANIEKVGGMEFNVEKIISLDPDLVLAHASSAHNSKDGLKQLEDAGIDVLVVNDAENFDEVYESIDMIGQATGKAKEADEIVTDMKEDIAEIEEKAKTITDDQMKSVFVEVSPAPEIYTPGKNTFMNEMLDIIHAKNASADLDGWAQVTEEAVIQKNPDVIVTTYGYYVDKPTEQVLSRQGWENVSAIKNKEVHDVHSDLVTRTGPRLTEGLEQLAEAVYPDVFKE; this is encoded by the coding sequence ATGAAAAAAGTATCCACTTCAATTTTGTCAATGCTGCTAGCAGCCGGGGTACTGGCTGGCTGTGGAGGAGAGAAAGCTGCTCCTGAAAAAGAGAACACGAACCCACCGAAAGAAACGCAAGAAGCTGCCTTTCCAGTGACAATTAAAGACGGTGCAGGGAAAGAGGTTGTTATCGATAAAGACCCTGAGCGCATCGTTTCACTTATTCCAAGCAACACAGAAATCGCTTTTGAATTAGACTTGGATAAAGAAATTGTTGGGGTGACTGACAATGATAATTATCCAGAGGAAGTAGCGAACATCGAAAAAGTTGGCGGCATGGAATTTAATGTAGAGAAAATTATTAGCCTTGATCCTGATTTAGTATTAGCTCATGCATCAAGCGCCCACAATTCCAAAGATGGATTGAAGCAATTAGAGGATGCGGGTATTGATGTGCTTGTTGTGAATGATGCTGAAAACTTTGACGAAGTGTATGAATCGATTGACATGATCGGTCAAGCAACAGGAAAAGCAAAAGAAGCTGATGAAATCGTTACGGATATGAAAGAAGATATTGCGGAAATTGAGGAGAAAGCGAAAACGATTACAGACGATCAAATGAAAAGTGTATTTGTTGAAGTATCTCCAGCACCTGAAATTTACACGCCAGGGAAAAATACATTTATGAATGAAATGCTTGATATCATTCATGCAAAAAATGCTTCAGCGGATTTAGATGGCTGGGCACAAGTGACAGAAGAAGCAGTCATTCAGAAAAATCCAGACGTGATTGTCACAACTTATGGATACTATGTAGATAAGCCAACAGAACAAGTGTTAAGTCGTCAAGGGTGGGAAAATGTGTCGGCAATCAAAAATAAAGAAGTGCACGATGTCCACTCCGACCTTGTCACTCGTACGGGTCCACGTCTAACAGAAGGATTAGAACAACTTGCCGAAGCGGTTTACCCAGATGTTTTTAAGGAGTAA
- a CDS encoding FecCD family ABC transporter permease, with translation MFLRSKISAYLIAFVFFITAVLAGISIGTMHIPIRDIVFLLSHHFFDTSISGIDPSFDNVVWKIRLPRVLLAGLVGASLAVAGAAFQGLLRNPLADPYTLGVSSGASVGAVLVLFFNIQLPWFEQFTLPIVSILAAIATIFIVLLFAQMIERSLKVETIILTGIIFSSFLGAMISLMIALTGEELRQIIGWLLGSVSMRGWDYVQLIFPFFLIGTLLLIIHSAELNAMTFGEEKAQHLGVDVRRKKLVILIAGSILTGAAVAVSGTIGFVGLVIPHFIRLVWGPDHRHLLPLSVLIGAGFLILTDLVSRTIISPTELPIGVITSIIGAPVFAIILLRKQRKGRGTA, from the coding sequence ATGTTTTTAAGGAGTAAAATTTCGGCGTATCTCATTGCTTTTGTTTTTTTTATCACAGCCGTATTAGCCGGTATCTCGATTGGAACGATGCATATTCCGATTCGGGATATCGTCTTCTTATTATCCCACCATTTTTTTGACACATCGATCAGTGGGATCGATCCATCTTTCGATAATGTCGTTTGGAAAATTCGCCTTCCGCGCGTGTTGCTGGCTGGGTTAGTTGGAGCATCCTTGGCAGTGGCTGGTGCAGCGTTTCAAGGGCTTTTGCGCAATCCGCTAGCTGACCCATATACGTTAGGAGTGTCATCTGGTGCATCAGTGGGTGCTGTCTTAGTGCTCTTTTTTAATATTCAACTTCCTTGGTTTGAACAGTTCACTTTGCCTATAGTGAGCATCCTTGCAGCAATTGCTACCATTTTTATCGTCTTGCTATTTGCTCAAATGATTGAGAGATCGCTTAAAGTAGAGACGATCATTCTCACAGGAATTATTTTCAGTTCATTTTTAGGTGCGATGATTTCTTTAATGATCGCGCTTACAGGTGAAGAGTTACGGCAAATTATTGGTTGGCTGCTTGGCAGTGTTTCGATGAGAGGCTGGGATTATGTTCAGTTGATTTTCCCGTTTTTCTTGATAGGGACGTTGCTGTTAATAATTCATTCGGCGGAATTGAATGCGATGACCTTTGGTGAAGAAAAAGCTCAGCATTTAGGTGTTGACGTTCGTAGGAAAAAGCTCGTTATTTTAATCGCTGGTTCGATATTAACTGGAGCAGCAGTGGCGGTTTCAGGGACGATTGGCTTTGTCGGTCTTGTTATCCCGCATTTTATTAGACTCGTATGGGGGCCGGACCATCGTCATTTGCTGCCGTTATCCGTTTTGATTGGTGCTGGTTTTTTAATTTTAACAGATTTAGTCTCACGAACGATTATTTCTCCAACGGAATTGCCGATTGGGGTGATTACTTCAATCATTGGCGCGCCGGTATTCGCCATCATTCTACTTCGTAAGCAAAGGAAAGGGAGAGGGACAGCATGA
- a CDS encoding heme ABC transporter ATP-binding protein, which produces MINVEQVAGGYGNKTIVNHLSFSVQQGELFGILGPNGSGKTTLMKMLSGVVPIQAGEVMIQGRKLREFSPKELAKVVAVLPQDTSLPFAYTVKETVSLGRYAHQSGLFPVWKREDEEAVQRAMEGTGTDRFADKSLDALSGGERQRVYLAQALAQEPEILLLDEPTNHLDLSFQKELLDLLKKMTRETDLTVISIFHDLNLASLYCDRLLLMENGHIHGLGMPSEVLKEEHIQSVYEMDVQKRPHPEVPKPQMSILPVKIEEDEAPIAIDDSLIRQNEAFIALDSPILLKTLSAGVIGAGWGWHRSFVNRHVDKDYNNDHFKEEMKQFLEAHHFDVNETIGMMTAVDLQYAAYQLVEQDGMSVLAVVTAGVGNAVDVSRAMEHEQMMQPGTINIWVFANAHLSEEAFVQAIMTATEAKVKALFDREVTDPLTGTFATGTSTDSILIAATQRGTKQEFAGTITSLGKAIGKAVYESTIQALESNRGREAF; this is translated from the coding sequence ATGATAAACGTGGAACAAGTCGCCGGTGGTTACGGCAATAAAACGATTGTGAATCATCTATCTTTTTCCGTTCAGCAAGGGGAGCTTTTTGGCATATTAGGACCGAATGGCAGTGGCAAAACGACTTTGATGAAAATGTTGAGCGGCGTGGTGCCGATCCAAGCGGGAGAGGTGATGATTCAAGGCAGAAAGCTAAGGGAGTTTTCGCCAAAAGAATTAGCAAAAGTGGTTGCTGTACTGCCGCAGGATACGTCTTTGCCCTTTGCTTATACCGTAAAAGAAACGGTTTCTCTCGGTCGTTATGCTCATCAAAGTGGACTATTCCCAGTGTGGAAGCGAGAAGATGAAGAGGCCGTGCAGCGAGCGATGGAAGGAACAGGAACGGATCGCTTTGCTGATAAATCTTTAGATGCGCTATCTGGCGGCGAACGGCAACGGGTGTATTTAGCGCAGGCGCTGGCTCAAGAACCAGAAATTTTGCTGCTGGATGAACCGACGAATCATCTCGATCTTTCGTTTCAAAAAGAGCTGCTCGATTTATTAAAAAAGATGACGAGAGAAACGGATTTAACGGTTATTTCCATTTTTCATGATTTGAACTTAGCCTCACTTTATTGTGATCGCTTGCTGCTGATGGAAAATGGTCACATTCATGGGCTCGGGATGCCGAGTGAAGTTTTAAAGGAAGAACATATTCAGTCTGTTTATGAAATGGATGTTCAAAAGCGACCGCATCCAGAAGTGCCTAAACCGCAAATGAGCATTCTTCCTGTCAAGATTGAGGAAGACGAAGCGCCAATTGCAATTGACGACTCGCTTATCCGGCAAAATGAAGCCTTCATCGCACTTGATTCCCCCATTTTATTGAAAACTTTGTCAGCGGGGGTGATTGGAGCTGGTTGGGGCTGGCATCGAAGTTTCGTCAATCGTCATGTGGATAAAGACTATAATAATGATCATTTTAAAGAAGAAATGAAGCAATTTCTCGAAGCTCATCATTTTGATGTGAATGAAACGATTGGCATGATGACAGCGGTTGATCTTCAATACGCAGCCTATCAGTTGGTCGAACAAGATGGGATGTCTGTTTTGGCTGTGGTGACAGCTGGTGTTGGCAATGCAGTGGATGTATCACGAGCGATGGAACATGAACAAATGATGCAACCGGGAACGATTAATATATGGGTGTTTGCGAATGCCCATCTCTCGGAAGAGGCATTTGTGCAAGCGATTATGACCGCCACCGAAGCGAAAGTGAAAGCGTTGTTTGATCGAGAAGTTACCGACCCACTGACTGGTACATTTGCGACAGGAACATCAACAGATAGCATTTTAATCGCTGCGACCCAGCGAGGAACGAAGCAAGAGTTTGCTGGGACGATCACGTCACTTGGCAAGGCGATTGGCAAAGCGGTGTATGAGAGTACGATTCAAGCACTTGAGAGTAACCGGGGCAGGGAGGCATTCTAA
- the cbiB gene encoding adenosylcobinamide-phosphate synthase CbiB — translation MIYHLLSMTLAFMIDRLIGDPPHWPHPVRWMGSFISFLEKHLNKGEQRRQKGVLMLVAVLLVAGGISLLLITLSYFIHPIVGVMVEAIIISTTIACRSLKEAGVSVYEPLHAGDMPEARLKLSYIVGRDTDQLNEADITRGAIETVAENTSDGVTAPLFWALLFGGVGAMMYRAINTCDSMVGYQNDRYGEFGWASAKLDDVVNWLPARLTSWLMVWSYPEGDYSKKQVWSIVRRDAKKHPSPNSGWCEAAVAAQLGIELGGLNTYKGLVSHRAKMGDSLKEKKAADILLANKIMQRSSLLFLLALWIGGLLYELARSWGESGSFI, via the coding sequence TTGATTTATCATTTATTGTCTATGACACTCGCGTTTATGATCGATCGCCTGATTGGTGATCCACCTCATTGGCCTCATCCGGTTCGGTGGATGGGTTCTTTTATCTCCTTTTTAGAAAAGCATTTAAATAAAGGGGAGCAAAGAAGGCAAAAAGGGGTGCTAATGTTGGTGGCTGTTTTACTGGTTGCTGGAGGCATAAGCTTGTTGCTTATCACGCTTAGTTATTTCATCCACCCTATTGTTGGTGTGATGGTTGAAGCCATCATTATTTCAACGACGATTGCTTGCCGAAGCTTAAAGGAAGCGGGGGTAAGTGTATATGAACCGCTTCATGCAGGCGATATGCCAGAAGCTCGTTTGAAGCTATCGTATATTGTTGGTCGTGATACAGATCAACTCAATGAAGCAGATATTACACGCGGAGCGATTGAAACGGTGGCTGAAAACACAAGCGATGGTGTGACGGCTCCGCTTTTTTGGGCCCTTCTTTTTGGCGGTGTTGGGGCGATGATGTACCGAGCGATTAACACTTGTGATTCGATGGTCGGCTATCAAAATGATCGTTACGGAGAATTTGGCTGGGCTTCGGCAAAGCTTGATGATGTTGTCAATTGGCTTCCTGCTCGCCTCACTAGCTGGCTGATGGTATGGTCCTATCCAGAAGGTGACTATTCGAAAAAGCAAGTGTGGTCCATCGTTCGCCGCGATGCCAAAAAGCATCCAAGCCCAAATAGTGGCTGGTGTGAAGCTGCAGTGGCAGCCCAGTTAGGAATTGAGCTTGGCGGCCTCAATACATATAAAGGGCTCGTCTCTCATCGGGCCAAAATGGGTGATTCGCTAAAGGAAAAAAAGGCGGCTGATATTTTACTCGCCAACAAAATTATGCAGCGGTCATCGCTATTATTTTTACTCGCATTGTGGATAGGAGGTCTGCTTTATGAACTTGCCCGCTCATGGGGCGAATCCGGCTCATTTATATGA
- the cobD gene encoding threonine-phosphate decarboxylase CobD yields the protein MNLPAHGANPAHLYEKINLAQPAQIFDFSVNTNPYGSPPSLKEKWNEWFGAVSDYPDPEGRSLTQLLARQNDVMPDQVLLGNGAAEVIQFLGQLIQGKRVVIVQPAFSEYETACRAYGCEVDFVSIDEGVESIVEVAKEAAALFICTPNNPTGLLFQSDDLLHILDQLQGSSCLVIIDEAFYDFAGSFTYATYLSNYPQLVILRSLTKMYAIAGLRIGYALASETIIKRLARFRPQWNVNALALLAAETALLDSTFVQTSRQWIQEEREQMFEFLEKTGFHFTRSSVNFYLLRDPNLSDQRPLLEFLLKKGFVLRHTYNYPTLNGRWLRAAVKTKEENDQLKEALLAWKQHN from the coding sequence ATGAACTTGCCCGCTCATGGGGCGAATCCGGCTCATTTATATGAAAAAATAAATCTAGCTCAACCAGCACAAATCTTTGACTTTAGCGTGAATACGAATCCGTACGGGTCTCCTCCTTCTTTAAAGGAAAAGTGGAACGAGTGGTTTGGAGCTGTTTCTGATTATCCCGATCCAGAAGGACGGTCTTTGACGCAGCTGCTTGCACGGCAAAATGATGTAATGCCTGATCAAGTGCTACTTGGAAACGGAGCGGCTGAAGTGATTCAATTTCTCGGACAATTGATCCAAGGTAAGCGTGTCGTCATTGTGCAGCCCGCTTTTTCCGAATATGAAACGGCTTGTCGAGCGTATGGATGTGAGGTGGACTTTGTTTCGATCGATGAAGGGGTGGAGAGCATCGTCGAAGTAGCTAAAGAAGCGGCTGCTCTCTTTATTTGCACACCGAATAATCCGACGGGGCTTCTGTTTCAGTCGGACGATCTGCTACACATCCTTGATCAATTGCAAGGAAGCTCATGCTTAGTGATTATCGATGAAGCGTTTTATGATTTCGCTGGTTCGTTTACATACGCTACTTATTTATCAAACTATCCACAGCTTGTGATTTTGCGGTCATTAACGAAAATGTATGCTATTGCTGGGTTGCGAATCGGCTATGCTCTCGCTTCCGAAACAATTATTAAGCGTCTCGCTCGTTTTCGTCCACAATGGAATGTCAATGCACTTGCCTTACTTGCGGCCGAAACGGCTTTACTAGATTCCACCTTTGTGCAAACGTCACGTCAATGGATTCAAGAAGAACGTGAGCAGATGTTTGAATTTTTAGAAAAAACAGGGTTTCACTTTACGCGATCGTCAGTGAACTTCTATTTGCTCCGTGATCCGAACTTATCTGATCAACGGCCTTTGCTTGAGTTTTTACTGAAAAAAGGCTTCGTTCTCCGCCATACATACAATTATCCGACGTTAAACGGTCGATGGCTTCGTGCGGCCGTGAAAACGAAGGAGGAAAATGATCAATTGAAAGAGGCGTTACTGGCATGGAAACAGCACAATTAA
- a CDS encoding bifunctional adenosylcobinamide kinase/adenosylcobinamide-phosphate guanylyltransferase, which yields METAQLTIILGGVRSGKSRLAEEKAVAEAKKRGGGLHYIACGKVTDGEMAERVRLHQQQRQQSTVTWTTWEQPTQLEQLANQFTKQDVILLDCLTTLVTNEWFLASEDESEWKQPLFHAEIKQRVITEVNRLRQAAAAVIIVSNELAFEPLSSPLVFYYAKTLGELHQYFVSEADEAVLVEHGLPLIQKGGEAR from the coding sequence ATGGAAACAGCACAATTAACGATTATTCTTGGCGGTGTGAGGAGCGGGAAAAGCCGTTTGGCGGAAGAAAAAGCAGTAGCAGAAGCGAAAAAGCGTGGTGGAGGGCTTCATTATATTGCCTGTGGAAAAGTAACGGATGGAGAAATGGCCGAGCGAGTCAGGCTCCATCAACAACAGCGGCAACAATCCACCGTCACATGGACAACGTGGGAACAACCGACTCAATTAGAGCAACTCGCTAATCAGTTTACGAAACAAGATGTGATTTTACTCGATTGTTTAACGACATTAGTAACAAATGAATGGTTTTTAGCTAGTGAGGATGAAAGCGAATGGAAGCAACCGCTGTTTCATGCGGAGATCAAACAGCGAGTGATCACAGAGGTTAACCGTCTTCGGCAAGCGGCCGCCGCTGTGATTATCGTGTCCAATGAACTTGCCTTTGAGCCGCTTTCGTCTCCGCTTGTGTTCTATTATGCGAAAACATTAGGTGAACTACATCAATATTTTGTGTCAGAGGCGGATGAAGCTGTGCTTGTTGAGCATGGGCTGCCGCTTATACAGAAAGGAGGGGAAGCGAGATGA
- a CDS encoding cobyric acid synthase, with protein MKGVMLQGTASDVGKSLVATALCRLLWQKGLKPIPFKSQNVSNNSYVTASGKEIGRAQGLQAEACQLEAIPAMNPILLKPSGSGRSEIVLRGERQSTISGMAYREAYYETALQVIEESFYELTDLADFLVIEGAGSPVEMNLKKKEVVNMKVAEMADVPVILIADIHRGGLFASVIGTLELFEPHERERVKGIIINKFYGDPALFADGKQWLEERTGLPVLAVLPYLPNHRLEGEDSLSLSARFSSQTKKALDIVAIKLPYLSNYSDMEPFLLEKDTTVRWVDSVEAFGQPDAVVLPGTKSTLHDLQFLKTSRLADRIVQFAKEGGTVAGLCGGYQILCEQLIDPDGHDSGVSGHSEIGLSLIPGKTTFFNEKTTVRIHGKVAQFPAIDLSGYEIHIGQTVIEEPSPFVIREDGSEEGYCSADGRVIGTYMHHLFHNDAWRSEWLNRLRSKKGLPLSQLNMMKEKQQAYDELAQHLEKYLDWEKFMAIIGEEEREMK; from the coding sequence ATGAAAGGTGTGATGCTTCAAGGAACGGCCTCAGATGTCGGAAAAAGCTTAGTGGCAACGGCCCTGTGCCGCTTGCTTTGGCAAAAAGGGCTCAAACCGATTCCGTTTAAATCACAAAACGTCTCGAATAATTCGTATGTCACCGCTTCCGGAAAAGAAATTGGCCGTGCACAAGGCTTGCAAGCGGAAGCCTGTCAATTAGAAGCGATCCCGGCGATGAATCCCATTTTATTAAAGCCATCCGGTTCCGGTCGTTCTGAAATTGTGCTGCGTGGGGAACGACAAAGCACGATTTCTGGGATGGCATACCGAGAAGCCTATTATGAAACCGCCTTGCAAGTGATTGAGGAATCATTTTATGAATTAACCGACCTCGCTGATTTTCTTGTCATCGAAGGAGCGGGCAGTCCAGTTGAAATGAACTTAAAGAAAAAAGAAGTCGTCAATATGAAGGTCGCAGAAATGGCCGATGTACCGGTCATTTTAATTGCGGACATTCATCGTGGAGGACTATTTGCAAGCGTCATCGGAACGTTAGAGCTGTTTGAACCACATGAGCGGGAACGAGTGAAAGGGATCATCATCAATAAATTTTATGGCGATCCAGCTTTGTTCGCAGATGGGAAGCAATGGCTTGAGGAACGAACGGGACTTCCGGTACTAGCCGTTTTACCATATTTGCCGAATCATCGGCTTGAAGGGGAAGATTCGCTGTCGCTCAGCGCTCGCTTCTCTTCACAAACGAAGAAAGCTTTAGACATCGTCGCCATCAAGCTACCCTACTTATCGAATTACAGTGATATGGAACCTTTTTTACTAGAAAAAGATACGACCGTTCGCTGGGTGGACTCAGTAGAAGCATTCGGTCAGCCAGACGCCGTTGTGCTCCCTGGCACGAAAAGCACATTACATGATTTACAGTTTTTAAAAACAAGTAGATTAGCCGATCGAATCGTTCAGTTTGCAAAAGAAGGAGGAACCGTAGCTGGTTTATGCGGCGGCTATCAAATTCTTTGTGAACAATTAATCGACCCGGATGGCCATGACTCCGGCGTAAGTGGACATTCAGAAATAGGACTTAGTTTAATTCCGGGAAAAACCACTTTTTTTAACGAAAAAACAACGGTACGTATTCATGGGAAAGTGGCACAGTTTCCAGCAATTGATTTGAGCGGGTATGAAATTCATATCGGACAAACGGTGATTGAAGAGCCATCCCCATTTGTGATTCGAGAGGATGGGAGTGAAGAGGGCTATTGCTCCGCGGATGGTCGAGTCATCGGCACGTATATGCATCATTTATTTCATAACGATGCTTGGCGTTCTGAGTGGTTAAATCGTTTACGAAGCAAAAAAGGACTTCCTCTTTCGCAATTGAATATGATGAAAGAGAAACAGCAAGCGTATGATGAACTGGCTCAA